Proteins encoded within one genomic window of Thermus albus:
- a CDS encoding metal-sulfur cluster assembly factor — protein MDERQEALPEGEKASGEGLPTKEQVLEALKVVYDPEIPVNIVDLGLVYDVEIHENGVVDLTMTLTAIGCPAQDMVKADAEMAVMRLPGVQGVNVEFVWTPPWTPARMTEEGKRMMRMFGFNV, from the coding sequence ATGGACGAGCGCCAGGAAGCCTTACCCGAAGGGGAAAAGGCATCTGGGGAGGGTTTGCCCACCAAGGAGCAGGTCCTCGAGGCCCTGAAGGTGGTCTACGACCCCGAGATTCCCGTGAACATCGTGGATCTGGGTCTGGTCTACGACGTGGAAATCCATGAAAACGGGGTGGTGGACCTCACCATGACCCTCACCGCCATCGGCTGTCCGGCCCAGGACATGGTGAAGGCCGATGCGGAGATGGCGGTGATGCGCCTGCCCGGGGTACAGGGGGTGAACGTGGAGTTCGTCTGGACCCCTCCCTGGACCCCTGCCCGCATGACCGAGGAGGGCAAGCGCATGATGCGGATGTTTGGGTTCAACGTGTAG
- a CDS encoding TerC family protein, producing the protein MEGSVLSVILILVALEVILSADNALILGVIVQKLPVHLRRKALFYGILGAYVLRGLALLFAALVIKLWWVQVLGAAYLLYIALRHFLKPEDAHAPPPLAVSATQFWKTVAQVEVMDLAFAVDSVLVAVALSDKLWVIYTGVFLGILALRMLASLVVSLLDRYPRFKHLAYGVVGLAGVKLLLGGWDKLMKEVLHRPELVVGLDKETFSLFILGMLLLGSLWALRKPAVQPS; encoded by the coding sequence ATGGAAGGTAGCGTTCTCTCCGTGATCCTCATCCTGGTGGCCCTGGAGGTGATCCTCTCCGCTGATAACGCCCTGATCCTGGGGGTCATCGTCCAAAAGCTACCCGTTCACCTGAGGCGAAAAGCCCTTTTCTACGGCATCCTGGGGGCCTACGTGCTTCGGGGCCTGGCCCTTCTCTTTGCTGCCCTGGTCATAAAGCTGTGGTGGGTTCAGGTCCTTGGAGCCGCCTATCTCCTCTACATCGCCCTCAGGCACTTCCTGAAACCCGAGGACGCCCACGCCCCACCTCCCCTAGCGGTGAGCGCCACCCAGTTCTGGAAGACGGTAGCCCAGGTGGAGGTCATGGACCTGGCCTTTGCCGTGGACTCGGTGCTGGTGGCCGTGGCCCTTTCCGACAAGCTTTGGGTCATCTACACCGGGGTCTTCTTAGGAATACTGGCCCTCAGGATGCTAGCCAGCCTGGTGGTCTCCCTCCTGGACCGCTACCCCCGGTTCAAGCACCTGGCCTATGGGGTGGTGGGGCTTGCCGGGGTTAAGCTCCTCCTGGGCGGCTGGGACAAGCTGATGAAGGAGGTCCTCCACCGCCCCGAGCTGGTGGTGGGCCTGGACAAGGAGACCTTTAGCCTCTTCATCCTGGGGATGCTCCTTTTGGGAAGCCTCTGGGCCCTGCGTAAGCCAGCGGTCCAACCCTCCTGA
- a CDS encoding RDD family protein: MVIASPWRRLLASLIDGLILVPLSFLLMTLAGINPLTASTTFLQDFLFNWLPSWAYYVIFTALYGATPGKMALGLRVVRTDGQPVDWLTAFIREVIGKTLSTLPLLLGYLWAFFHPRRQAWHDLIADTVVVRPGQARDKTEEGSLG, from the coding sequence ATGGTGATCGCAAGCCCCTGGCGCCGGCTCCTAGCCTCCCTCATAGACGGGCTTATCCTGGTGCCCCTGAGTTTTCTTTTAATGACCCTTGCCGGTATCAACCCCTTGACGGCAAGCACCACCTTCCTCCAGGATTTCCTCTTCAACTGGCTACCCAGCTGGGCCTACTACGTGATCTTCACCGCTTTGTATGGGGCTACCCCAGGAAAAATGGCCCTGGGCCTCAGGGTGGTCCGCACGGACGGCCAACCCGTGGACTGGCTCACCGCCTTCATACGGGAGGTGATCGGCAAGACCCTCTCCACCCTCCCCCTTCTCCTGGGCTACCTGTGGGCCTTTTTCCATCCCAGGCGCCAGGCCTGGCATGACCTCATCGCCGATACCGTGGTGGTGCGCCCAGGCCAAGCCCGGGATAAGACGGAAGAGGGCAGCCTTGGGTGA